The Deltaproteobacteria bacterium sequence CGGCCATGGGCCTCGGCCTGACAGTACGCAGTACTGTCAGACTGGTGAGGATTTGCCCGGTCGGCTGCACGTTACCCACAGACTTGTCGCACAGCCCCAGCGCCGCGCGCGCGGGCTGCGCCTCTTGAGCGAAGCCGCCGTCCGTGCCAAGAGTTACAGCCATGCGCGGGTTAGTGGTGCGCTGGGTGGTCACAGCGTTCGCCCTCTGGCTGACCAGCCAGCTAGTCAGTGGCATTGAGTTGCACGGCGCGGGGGCGGTGTTCATTGCGGCGCTGGTGTTGGGCGTGCTCAACGCCTGCTTGCGGCCGCTGGTGCTGTTCTTCACCTTACCGATCAACCTGCTCACTCTCGGCCTGTTCACGCTGGTGGTCAACGGCTTGATGCTGTGGCTGACCTCCGGCGTGGTCCGGGGCTTCGAAGTACACGGCTTCTGGTCCGCCGTCGGCGGCGCCCTCCTACTCAGCCTGATCAGCTTCGTGCTCAACGTGTTTGTCAGCGACAGCGGCCGGATCGAGTACATCTACGTCGAGCGCATCGAGCACTGAGCGTCCCTGCGCACGCCGCACCGGGCGTGAGCGCGCGCCGCGGCCGCGCGTTGGATTCGTCAGCCTCCGCGCCTCACGGCGCACACACCAACACCAGCCGGTCCGAGTCGCTCAGCCACAGCGGGGAGTTTTCGTACGACTTACTCATCGTTGCCAGCGTGATGCGGCCGGGCGTGATCCGTGCGCCCAGTCGTAGCGGCACGCGAACGGTGAACGGCGCCGAGCACAGGCCGATCTGACTGCTCTCGACCGTTGGTTGCAGCCCGGTCGCGCCGGTGGTCCAGTCACGCAAGTTGTGGAGCGCCGTGTTCAAGCTGTTGTAGTTGGCGGCGTCGCGCAGCAGGCTGGGCAACACGATCCGTACCGGATCCGCCACCCCGAGCTGCGGGCACGTCGGCAGCCTGGCATCGATGTTGTTCAGGCATGCCACCACCCGAAACTCGCAGGCGTTGGCATCACTGCCGAAGTCGCAGGTGGGGTCATTGTTGTGGCAGGTCTGGGTGTAGTTGGGCCGGCCGCGGCGATCTAGCGCGGGCGTGTTGTTCGGATTCACCACCGACCACTCGATGAGGCAGGCGCGCTTGTCTCTCGCTGCGCTTCCCGCACCGTTGCCGGGGATCAGCTCGTAGCGGCAGGTGCTGTTGCAACCGTCACCGTCGGTGTTGTTGCCGTCATCGCACTGTTCGCCGGTGCTGAGCACGCCGTCGCCGCAGCAGTTACCCAGCGGCGTTCCCACGCATTGGCCGCCGGCGGTGCATTGGTCGTTGACGGTGCACTGACTGCCGTCGTCGCAGCCGCTGCCGGCATTCGCGAGCGCGGGCGGGGGACAGGCCGCGGACGTGCCGGTGCAGGTGGGCGCGATCTCGCACGTACCCGCCGCGCCGCAAACCAGACCGGCGTTGCCCGGGTCGTGGGTGCAGGTGCCGACTCCGTCGCACTGGTCGGAGGTGCAGACGTTGCCGTCGCTCGAGCAGGGCGTGGCGGCAGGCTGCTTGAGGTCGGCCGGGCATGCCGTCGAGCTGCCGGTGCAAGTGTCCGCCACGTCGCACTCGTTTGCAGCGGAGCGGCAGAGCGCTCCCGGGTTGCCCGCCGGATGGTTACAGCTCCCCAAGCCGTCGCATTGGTCAAGCGAGCAAGGGTTGCCGTCATCCGTGCAACCGGTGCCGCCGGTGACGTTGCAGGAGTTGTTCGCTTCATCGCAGGCATTGGCGCACTCGGGTCCGCCCGCGCAGGGGTCGCCGCCGCCGAGGCAGAGGCCGCCGCCGCACGCGTCGGTCAGAGTGCAGAACAGGCCGTCGTCGCAGGGGGAGTTGTCGGGGGCCACGCAGTTGCCGAGGCTTTCGTTGCAGACGTTCTGGCACTCGGCGCCGCTGGAGCACGGATCACCGGCGTGCGCGGTGCACGCGCCGGCGCTGCACTTGTCGGCGCCGTTGCAGAAGGTTCCGTCGCTGCAATCCGTGCCGTCCGCGAGCGGCGGCGGCGGCGCGCACAATCCCGTCAAGGGGTTGCAGTTCCCTGGCGGGCTGCACGGGTCGATGAGTGCGCTGGGACCGAAAGCAACTTCATCGATGAAGGTCCAATACGGGTTGGCGAAATCGAGGCGCGCGAAGCGCCCAGCACGGCCTGTGAGGTCAAGGGTTACATCTGCGCGTGTACCGTCCGGGATGTGGGGCAGTGTGGAGTTGGACTGTTCAAACAGCAACGGCGAACCAAAGGTAAACCCGTCGTCGCTGAAGGACACGGTCACCGACACCGGTTCCACCACGTCGGGGATCGAA is a genomic window containing:
- a CDS encoding phage holin family protein translates to MRGLVVRWVVTAFALWLTSQLVSGIELHGAGAVFIAALVLGVLNACLRPLVLFFTLPINLLTLGLFTLVVNGLMLWLTSGVVRGFEVHGFWSAVGGALLLSLISFVLNVFVSDSGRIEYIYVERIEH